The Deltaproteobacteria bacterium genomic interval GATTTGATTCCTTTTTCTTCAAGAAACAAAAACAGACTTTTCATTCCCCCCTTGACTCCGGCCTTGACCTCAATCGGCAGAATCTCATGGCCTCTCTGGATTACATAGTCAATCTCAGCATTGCTCGCCCGAGCTTCACGATGCCAGTAAAATAGCTGAGGACGAATACCCGGGTCATGATAAGCCATCAATTCCAATCCAACAAAAAGTTCGGCCAGATTTCCCTTGCTAATGAGTTCAATCGATTCTTTCAGCACATGCAAAGAAAGATCAAGACCCAAGAGGCGTTGATGAATGCCCATATCAAACAGAATGATCTTGAATTTTTCCGGATTGGTTTGAGCTCCCAGAGGAATTCCACCGGCTGAGGTATGTGTGACGCGATAGGCGAGTCCGGCATTGACGAGCAGTTCAAGCGCCACTTTGTAACTGTGGCTCGCTTCTCCTTGGGCAACTTTGGAATATTGAAACTTGCCACCCGCTTGCTGTGCGGCAGAGCGAAATACTTCCATCAAACGCGTCACCGGCGATCTTTTTTTGTATTTGGAAAAATCATCCTGAAGCGTGGTTACAATTCCGTTGATTATTTTTTGACAGGAAAGAAGGTCGTTGCCTTCGACGAGGTTCTTGATCACGGCAGGCATTCCGCCCAGCACCTGATAGAATCGGAATTTTTCCAACAGTTCATAATGCAAAATGGCATCCAGTGGTTTATCAGGACCCGCATTTTGTATCAGCTGGTCGAGCTCTTCACGACCGGTGGCCCATAAAAATTCCCGAAATGAAAGTGGGTAGAGAAAGAGGTTGGAAATTCTTCCCACGCCAAAGGAGGGAATCTCGGACAGAGCAAACTCCAGCATCGAACCGGCCGCAACAACGTGAAGATGGGGCATCTCTTCGTGGTAGAAACGCAGAGCACGGATTGCATTGGGACAGGCTTGAATCTCATCAAAAAAAAGGAGACTTTTGCCGGGCATGAGAGAGACCCCCGAATAGGCAGTCAATTTTTGATTGATCTCAGAGGGACTCAG includes:
- a CDS encoding AAA family ATPase, which encodes MLLRGARQVGKTYSVRKLGRSFGTFLEINFEKDPRLVSFFEGSLSPSEINQKLTAYSGVSLMPGKSLLFFDEIQACPNAIRALRFYHEEMPHLHVVAAGSMLEFALSEIPSFGVGRISNLFLYPLSFREFLWATGREELDQLIQNAGPDKPLDAILHYELLEKFRFYQVLGGMPAVIKNLVEGNDLLSCQKIINGIVTTLQDDFSKYKKRSPVTRLMEVFRSAAQQAGGKFQYSKVAQGEASHSYKVALELLVNAGLAYRVTHTSAGGIPLGAQTNPEKFKIILFDMGIHQRLLGLDLSLHVLKESIELISKGNLAELFVGLELMAYHDPGIRPQLFYWHREARASNAEIDYVIQRGHEILPIEVKAGVKGGMKSLFLFLEEKGIKS